A region of Vigna radiata var. radiata cultivar VC1973A chromosome 6, Vradiata_ver6, whole genome shotgun sequence DNA encodes the following proteins:
- the LOC106764918 gene encoding endoplasmin homolog, producing the protein MRKWTVASVLLLLCLLFLFADQGRKFQANAAGDSDGVVDPPKVEDKIGAVPHGLSTDSDVVKREAESISKKSLRSNAEKFEFQAEVSRLMDIIINSLYSNKDIFLRELISNASDALDKIRFLSLTDKEVLGEGDNTKLDIQIKLDKEKKILSIRDRGIGMTKEDLIKNLGTIAKSGTSAFVEKMQTSGDLNLIGQFGVGFYSVYLVADYVEVISKHNEDKQYVWESKADGAFAISEDTWNEPLGRGTEIRLHLKEEAGEYLEESKLKELVKRYSEFINFPIYIWASKEIDVEVPADEDDSGDEDDSADGSPKEETEEEDADKGEDEDKPKTKTVKETTYEWELLNDVKAIWLRNPKEVTEEEYTKFYHSLAKDFSDEKPLSWSHFTAEGDVEFKAVLFVPPKAPQDLYESYYNANKSNLKLYVRRVFISDEFDELLPKYLNFLRGLVDSDTLPLNVSREMLQQHNSLKTIKKKLIRKALDMIRRIADEDPDESSDKEKKDDASSDNDEKKGQYVKFWNEFGKSIKLGIIEDATNRNRLAKLLRFESTKSDGKLTSLDQYISRMKAGQKDIFYITGTSKEQLEKSPFLERLKKKNFEVIYFTDPVDEYLMQYLMDYEDKKFQNVSKEGLKLGKDTKNKELKESFKDLTKWWKTALSKDNVDDVKISNRLDNTPCVVVTSKYGWSANMERIMQSQTLSDASKQAYMRGKRVLEINPRHPIIKELRERVVKNPEDEGVKQTAQLMYQTALFESGFNLDDPKDFSSRIYDSVKSSLNISPDATVEEEDDTEAEAESEAKETPNKPEAEVDDDVDDTKDEL; encoded by the exons ATGAGGAAGTGGACGGTTGCTTCCGTTCTCCTTCTACTCTgtctcctctttctctttgcaGATCAAG GTCGGAAGTTTCAGGCGAATGCCGCGGGCGATTCCGACGGTGTTGTAGATCCGCCCAAGGTGGAGGACAAGATCGGCGCTGTTCCTCATGGTCTTTCCACCGATTCAGATGTGGTCAAAAG GGAGGCGGAGTCGATCTCGAAGAAATCTCTTCGGAGCAACGCCGAGAAGTTTGAGTTCCAAGCGGAAGTGTCACGGCTCATGGATATTATCATCAACTCTCTCTATAGTAACAAGGATATCTTCCTGAGAGAGTTGATTTCCAATGCTTCCGAC GCTTTGGACAAGATTAGGTTCCTTTCTCTCACGGACAAGGAGGTTTTGGGAGAAGGTGATAACACCAAGCTTGATATTCAG ATTAAGTTagacaaggaaaagaaaattctcTCGATCAGAGACCGGGGTATTGGTATGACGAAGGAGGATTTGATTAAGAATTTGGGAACAATTGCTAAATCTGGAACTTCAG CGTTTGTTGAGAAAATGCAAACAAGTGGAGATCTCAATCTCATTGGGCAGTTTGGTGTCGGCTTTTACTCTGTGTATCTCGTGGCTGACTATGTTGAAGTTATTAGCAAGCATAACGAAGATAAGCA GTATGTATGGGAATCAAAAGCTGATGGAGCTTTTGCAATCTCGGAAGATACATGGAACGAACCTCTAGGACGTGGAACCGAGATTAGACTACACCTCAAAGAAGAGGCTGGGGAGTACTTGGAGGAATCTAAACTGAAA GAATTGGTTAAGAGGTACTCTGAATTTATTAACTTCCCTATCTATATTTGGGCAAGCAAAGAGATTGATGTGGAGGTTCCCGCAGATGAAGATGATTCCGGTGATGAAGATGATTCTG CTGATGGCAGCCCCAAGGAGGAAACCGAAGAAGAAGATGCTGATAAAGGTGAAGATGAAGACAAGCCTAAGACAAAAACAGTGAAGGAAACAACTTACGAATGGGAACTTCTGAATGATGTGAAAGCTATATGGCTGAGGAATCCAAAGGAGGTTACCGAGGAAGAATACACCAAATTCTACCACTCTCTTGCCAAG GATTTCAGTGATGAGAAACCTCTATCGTGGAGTCACTTCACTGCCGAAGGTGATGTAGAGTTCAAGGCAGTCCTGTTTGTACCACCTAAGGCACCTCAGGATTTATACGAGAGCTATTATAACGCAAACAAATCCAACCTGAAGTTGTATGTTAGACGAGTCTTCATTTCAGACGAGTTTGATGAACTGTTGCCCAAGTACCTAAACTTCTTGAGG GGTCTTGTTGATTCCGACACATTGCCACTTAATGTATCGCGAGAAATGCTTCAACAACATAATAGTTTAAAGACAATCAAGAAGAAACTTATCAGGAAAGCCCTTGATATGATCCGTAGGATTGCTGATGAGGATCCTGACGAGTCCAgtgacaaagaaaagaaag ACGATGCATCCTCTGACAACGATGAGAAGAAAGGTCAGTATGTCAAGTTCTGGAATGAGTTTGGTAAATCCATTAAACTTGGTATCATCGAGGATGCCACTAACAGAAATCGGTTGGCAAAATTGCTCAGATTTGAGAG CACCAAGTCTGATGGTAAATTGACATCCCTGGATCAGTACATTTCTAGAATGAAAGCTGGCCAGAAGGACATCTTTTACATAACTGGAACCAGCAAAGAACAGCTGGAGAAATCTCCATTCCTTGAACGgcttaagaagaaaaattttgaG GTTATTTACTTCACGGATCCAGTTGATGAATACTTAATGCAATACCTGATGGATTATGAAGATAAAAAGTTCCAAAATGTGTCCAAGGAGGGTTTGAAACTCGGGAAGGATACGAAAAACAAGGAACTGAAGGAATCCTTTAAGGATCTCACCAAGTGGTGGAAAACTGCTCTATCCAAGGACAATGTCGATGATGTGAAGATATCCAACCGATTGGATAACACTCCTTGTGTAGTAGTGAcatcaaaatatggttggagtgcaaacaTGGAGCGAATCATGCAGTCTCAAACTTTGTCAGATGCTAGCAAGCAAGCATACATGCGTGGAAAGAGGGTGCTTGAGATCAATCCTAGGCACCCTATTATCAAGGAGCTCCGCGAGAGAGTAGTAAAGAACCCCGAG GATGAGGGCGTGAAACAAACAGCACAGCTGATGTACCAGACTGCACTCTTCGAGAGTGGCTTCAATCTTGATGATCCCAAGGATTTCTCTTCCCGTATTTATGATTCGGTGAAGTCTAGTTTGAACATCAGTCCTGATGCAACagttgaagaggaagatgacACCGAGGCGGAGGCTGAAAGTGAGGCAAAAGAAACTCCAAACAAGCCTGAAGCTgaagttgatgatgatgttgacgATACGAAAGACGAGTTGTAG
- the LOC106764495 gene encoding uncharacterized protein LOC106764495, translating to MAVSDAVVSNLTVLYVAVIACIKAYGFVCGRSFGGAFVLLVSTATVALILVATLTWDVSRKATYAFAADHSPPPSPPHHAHEPCKGGICWHGVAVRSPASQVRFRLPQNLPHTTL from the coding sequence atgGCTGTGTCTGATGCTGTAGTGAGTAACCTAACGGTGCTGTACGTGGCGGTGATCGCCTGCATCAAGGCGTATGGCTTCGTGTGCGGACGCAGCTTCGGCGGCGCCTTCGTCCTGCTCGTTTCCACTGCCACCGTCGCACTCATTCTCGTCGCCACGCTCACCTGGGACGTCTCTCGTAAGGCCACCTACGCCTTCGCCGCCGATCACTCTCCGCCGCCATCCCCGCCGCATCACGCGCACGAGCCCTGCAAGGGTGGCATCTGCTGGCACGGCGTCGCCGTGCGCTCGCCGGCATCGCAGGTTCGCTTCAGA
- the LOC106764050 gene encoding pathogenesis-related protein 5 produces the protein MEYCFSLHIALIWLFLFKGASCATFTLINKCDYTVWPGILANAGSSGLESTGFELKPGGSRIFQAPPNWSGRFWGRTGCNFDPNTQQGSCTTGDCGSNQVQCNGGGASPPATLAEFTIGSGSGTQDFYDVSLVDGYNLPLIVDPSGGSGTCGSTGCVADLNQRCPNELRVADRAACRSACEAFQSPEYCCSGAYASPSTCKPSIYSQVFKSACPKSYSYAYDDATSTFTCTGADYAITFCPSTTSQKSARDSAAPPSGFGSETGTGEMPLIVDSPWFSNFFSGISSKFHSCPFPYILTLTLLIFFSLQYS, from the exons ATGGAATATTGCTTCTCCTTACACATTGCTCTCATCTGGCTATTTCTTTTCAaag GTGCTTCGTGTGCCACATTTACTCTAATCAACAAATGTGACTACACGGTGTGGCCTGGGATTTTGGCCAATGCAGGGAGCTCCGGATTGGAATCAACCGGGTTTGAACTCAAACCGGGTGGGTCACGGATCTTCCAAGCACCGCCCAATTGGTCCGGAAGATTCTGGGGCAGAACCGGCTGCAATTTTGACCCGAACACTCAACAGGGTAGTTGCACGACAGGAGACTGTGGCTCCAATCAGGTCCAATGCAACGGGGGAGGGGCAAGTCCACCGGCCACATTGGCGGAGTTCACAATCGGGTCGGGTTCTGGCACACAGGACTTTTACGATGTGAGCCTCGTTGACGGTTACAACTTGCCGTTAATTGTAGACCCAAGTGGCGGGTCGGGTACGTGCGGGTCCACCGGGTGCGTTGCGGACCTGAACCAACGGTGCCCCAACGAGCTACGCGTGGCGGATCGCGCCGCGTGTAGGAGTGCCTGTGAGGCGTTTCAGAGCCCAGAGTATTGCTGCAGCGGCGCGTACGCTTCACCCTCGACATGCAAGCCTTCGATATATTCGCAGGTATTCAAATCCGCGTGTCCGAAATCGTATAGCTACGCGTACGACGACGCCACGAGTACGTTTACCTGTACCGGAGCCGATTACGCCATCACATTCTGCCCTTCAACCACAAG CCAAAAATCTGCAAGAGATTCAGCAGCTCCTCCTTCTGGATTTGGATCAGAAACAGGGACAGGGGAGATGCCGTTGATAGTTGACAGTCCATGGTTTTCCAATTTTTTCAGTGGAATCTCATCCAAATTTCATTCATGTCCCTTCCCATATATTCTTACTCTCACTTTGCTTATCTTCTTCTCTTTGCAATACTCATAA
- the LOC106765228 gene encoding thaumatin-like protein 1b — MERINLSLFSFYLLLSRVTSTTFTLVNKCDYTVWPGILSNAGVPPLSTTGLALQTGASSTIAAPASWGGRFWGRTLCSEDSTGKFSCVTGDCGSGKLECAGSGATPPATLAEFTLDGAGGLDFFDVSLVDGYNVPMLVVPQGGSGEKCIATGCVGDLNSACPSELKVMSADGKEGVACKSACEAFNSPQYCCSGAYGTPDTCKPSSYSEIFKNACPRAYSYAYDDKTSTFTCASADYTITFCPSPTTSQKASQEQQDGSSTTPLLNNGTMVYVGAFDQSEISWATRSHVFQSRAVAGIVGVTMAMWRFSQLF; from the exons ATGGAACGCATCAATTTGTCACTCTTCTCATTTTATCTATTACTATCAA GGGTGACTTCAACAACATTTACTCTAGTTAACAAATGTGATTACACGGTGTGGCCGGGGATACTCTCAAACGCGGGTGTTCCACCTCTTTCAACTACCGGCTTGGCTCTACAAACCGGCGCGTCCTCCACAATCGCCGCACCCGCGTCTTGGGGAGGTCGTTTCTGGGGCCGGACCCTCTGCTCCGAAGACTCCACAGGCAAGTTCTCCTGCGTCACCGGCGACTGTGGCTCCGGCAAGCTCGAATGTGCCGGCAGTGGCGCCACTCCGCCGGCTACACTGGCGGAATTCACCCTCGACGGTGCCGGAGGCCTTGATTTCTTCGACGTAAGCCTTGTGGACGGCTACAACGTGCCGATGCTGGTCGTACCCCAGGGAGGCTCCGGCGAGAAGTGCATCGCCACAGGCTGCGTCGGGGACCTCAACAGCGCGTGTCCGTCGGAGCTGAAGGTGATGAGCGCGGACGGAAAGGAGGGCGTCGCGTGCAAGAGCGCGTGCGAGGCCTTCAACTCGCCGCAGTATTGCTGCAGCGGTGCATACGGCACGCCCGACACGTGCAAGCCCTCGTCTTACTCTGAGATATTCAAGAACGCGTGCCCGCGTGCTTATAGCTACGCGTACGACGACAAAACCAGCACCTTCACTTGCGCCTCCGCCGATTACACCATCACTTTTTGCCCTTCCCCTACCACCAG CCAAAAAGCATCCCAGGAGCAACAAGATGGTTCATCCACCACGCCACTGCTTAACAACGGCACAATGGTGTACGTCGGTGCTTTCGATCAGAGCGAAATCTCATGGGCCACGCGCAGCCACGTGTTCCAATCCCGAGCCGTTGCCGGCATCGTCGGTGTCACGATGGCTATGTGGCGGTTCAGCCAACTCTTCTAA
- the LOC106764013 gene encoding uncharacterized protein LOC106764013, which translates to MGSVCSAGKAEKKKNKEVRGKGLGNLKKLKSVAKGKGDCYPNPRIRDRGRKKNGSEFRISNPTGKEGKQGSQRGSIWGRAGERAVEVLDTLGSSVPKLSNSNGFGTAVAPRGNRISILAFEVANTINKGAILFQSLSEENIQLLKKEILQSEGLQHLVSTDTKELIGLVEADKREEFNAFSREVARFGNMCKDPQWHNLERYFSRLHMDLLDNMQPRVEAENTMQELTTLSHSTAELYHELTSLERFEQDYQNKIKEMESLNLPLNGDSLTAFQIEIKHQRKFVRSLKRKSLWSRRLEEIVEKLVDIVTHMDQAIFEFLGNHGTTSVNSCKGSERLGEAGLSLHYANIINQINMIASRPTVLPPNMRDTLYHGLPNNIKNALPSRLQNADSMKQLSVTDVKAEMDKTLQWLTPFATNTTKVHQGFGWVGEWANSSTDFCENTAKENKLIRLQTLYYAENQKIDFYIIELLTRLHYLVTFVRYRHSNPIRPMSTTTSPKRLEFQAKMLQFITLDISKSLGTQLSQEDKRLLEEVTMRRRNPGVSKSEDLAATKKRRAKVCHHSNSVGSSPFTTKALENQKSNLLDIMDGL; encoded by the exons ATGGGGTCGGTTTGCTCAGCTGGTAAGgctgagaaaaagaaaaacaaagaggTTAGAGGGAAAGGCTTGGGAAACCTTAAGAAGTTAAAGAGTGTTGCAAAGGGAAAAGGAGATTGTTATCCAAATCCAAGGATCAGAGATCGTggtagaaagaaaaatggaagtGAATTCAGAATATCAAATCCTACTGGAAAAGAAGGGAAACAG GGATCCCAGAGAGGTTCCATTTGGGGAAGAGCTGGTGAGAGGGCAGTGGAAGTTCTGGACACACTTGGAAGTAGTGTGCCGAAGTTAAGCAACAGTAATGGGTTTGGCACTGCAGTGGCTCCAAGAGGGAATAGAATATCTATATTGGCATTTGAAGTGGCTAACACAATAAATAAAGGAGCAATCTTGTTTCAGTCACTGTCTGAAGAAAACATTCAGCTCcttaaaaaagagattttgcAGTCAGAAGGGTTGCAACACTTAGTTTCAACTGATACAAAGGAGTTAATAGGCCTAGTTGAAGCTGACAAAAG GGAAGAATTCAATGCTTTCTCCCGGGAAGTGGCTAGATTTGGAAATATGTGTAAGGATCCTCAGTGGCATAACCTGGAACGATATTTCTCAAG ATTACATATGGACCTATTGGACAACATGCAGCCAAGGGTAGAGGCAGAAAACACAATGCAGGAGTTGACAACTCTATCTCACAGTACTGCT GAATTATATCACGAGCTAACTTCGTTAGAACGTTTTGAACAAGATTATCAGAACAAGATTAAGGAAATGGAATCCTTAAATCTTCCTCTCAACG GGGACAGTCTCACAGCTTTTCAGATTGAAATAAAGCATCAGAGAAAGTTTGTGAGGAGCTTGAAAAGGAAATCTCTTTGGTCCAGAAGATTGGAAGAG ATTGTTGAAAAGCTTGTTGACATAGTTACCCATATGGATCAAGCAATTTTCGAGTTCCTTGGAAACCATG GTACAACTTCTGTAAACTCTTGTAAGGGTTCTGAAAGACTTGGTGAAGCTGGTCTCTCTCTGCACTATGCTAACATTATCAATCAGATAAACATGATT GCATCTCGTCCAACTGTTCTTCCTCCAAATATGAGAGACACGTTGTATCATGGATTGCCTAATAATATTAAGAATGCACTTCCTTCTCGGTTGCAAAATGCTGATTCCATGAAACAG CTCTCCGTCACTGATGTCAAAGCTGAAATGGACAAGACGCTGCAGTGGCTTACTCCATTTGCCACAAACACGACCAA GGTACATCAAGGTTTTGGATGGGTTGGTGAATGGGCAAATTCAAG TACTGACTTTTGCGAAAACACagccaaagaaaataaactgaTTCGGCTGCAGACACTTTACTATGCTGAGAATCAAAAGATAGATTTTTACATCATTGAATTGTTGACTAGACTTCACTACTTGGTTACCTTTGTAAGATACAGACATAGTAATCCCATTAGACCAATGTCCACAACAACTTCTCCGAAGCGACTAGAATTTCAAGCAAAGATGTTACAGTTTATAACCTTAGACATTAGCAAGTCATTGGGAACTCAACTTTCCCAAGAAGACAAAAGATTGTTAGAGGAAGTAACTATGAGAAGAAGGAATCCAGGCGTTAGCAAAAGTGAAGATCTTGCAGCGACCAAGAAAAGAAGAGCCAAAGTTTGTCATCATAGCAATAGTGTAGGGAGTTCACCTTTTACAACAAAAGCTTTGGAGAACCAAAAATCTAATCTTTTGGATATTATGGATGGGCTATAA